In a genomic window of Helianthus annuus cultivar XRQ/B chromosome 10, HanXRQr2.0-SUNRISE, whole genome shotgun sequence:
- the LOC110917792 gene encoding uncharacterized protein LOC110917792: protein MLTDSESDESFTSEEFDWDAPEPNLIFMPSSCTRFRIPVKVARAMGIDRCGKVTIENMRGVETNLKVTGEPKSAKKKNRFSVLGWPAWVRENNIKMGYLCVLEWYEDMPTLFVRDVIEE, encoded by the exons ATGCTAACAGATTCTGAGTCAGACGAATCTTTCACTTCCGAAGAGTTCGACTGGGACGCACCAGAACCAAATCTCATTTTCATGCCCTCCTCCTGTACACGTTTT CGGATACCAGTAAAGGTTGCAAGAGCCATGGGAATTGATCGATGCGGAAAGGTGACCATTGAAAACATGCGTGGTGTGGAAACAAATCTGAAGGTCACGGGTGAACCAAAAAGTGCAAAAAAGAAAAATCGGTTTAGTGTATTGGGGTGGCCAGCATGGGTTCGTGAAAACAACATCAAGATGGGTTATCTCTGCGTTTTAGAGTGGTATGAGGACATGCCGACACTCTTTGTTAGGGATGTAATCGAAGAATAA
- the LOC110919020 gene encoding uncharacterized protein LOC110919020, with protein MVNVTTEASIVYGVFGPTLLQNYCKERRRLRKLYLDSKRSTTLQRRKLHPSNTLSSSTDLRLMSSNTHDATPTSSVLPTSTVSCLTNNMTTPINIHRFSLSSNITNSGNTSTILESSSLQRMSPGKRKLISKSRVTSPIPMIDLTTEETTDEAIYKGVSTEYIDHGDQCITCEVCNAKLWDAEKGRGRKEKGRISYFLCCGYGKVELPDYKDAVPSYKKLFMYKDKESKHFLNNIRRYNSMFAFTSMGGKVDPTVNRGNGPFCYRISGENYHSTGSLLPEDGDQPKFCQLYIFDTQNEVSNRQSVFSRSKDSSSSSGAEVDNKLIEHIKCLLDSENQLVKAYRMVRDRFHENPELDLKLRLIGIREKDGRTYNLPTCGEVAALIVGDIANTINNRDIVIETRTGTLKRISELHPSYLALQYPILFPYGDDGYRIDIPHRGVIDVINKKRPNCTMREFFAYRLQDRINQFSLILNSRRLFQQFLVDAYTMIESERLKYIRLQQKNLRSDSYESLCELRNKGQQDISNVGKRIFLPSSFTGGARYMMQNYLDAMAICKWFGYPDFFITITCNPKWPEVKRFLRDTNLKPEDRPDILTRLFKIKLDSICKDFKERHLFGKVAAVVYTIEFQKRGLPHAHLCLFLENESKLPTVDHVDPFITAEIPNEEEDAELYALVKDYMIHGPCGNANLSCPCMVDNKCSKGFPKKFQDHTTLDSNGFPIYKRRDNGVSVVKNGIDLDNRSVVPYNKKLLKRYQAHINVEWCNQAGSIKYLFKYINKGPDRATVAVVQHDSNNEELEQDEVKEYYDCRYLSACEASWRIFAYDVHYRTPSVMRLPFHLPGKQPVVFGPDEDINQVLNKPSVKASMFLSWMERNKDPNDTLARTLTYVQFPSWYVWKLDKRCWEPRQRHKSIGRIHAVSPSLGEAYYLRILLNKVKGPKTFDDIKTVDGKVYDTFRDACYALGLLDDDAEYIEAIKEANETGSPSYLRNLFATLLLTNTLSRPEVVWESTWRYMTDDFIYRLRKYHRLTDLSIPDHQLKNYVLSEVEKFLARNNS; from the exons ATGGTCAATGTTACAACAGAGGCGTCCATTGTATATGGAG TTTTTGGCCCGACACTTCTTCAAAATTACTGCAAAGAGAGACGGAGGTTAAGGAAGTTATATTTAGACAGTAAAAGATCTACAACTCTTCAACGACGAAAATTACACCCTTCCAATACTTTATCATCTTCTACTGATTTAAGATTGATGTCTTCCAACACGCACGATGCTACTCCTACATCGTCGGTGTTACCTACAA GTACTGTTAGTTGTCTTACAAACAACATGACTACACCAATAAACATTCATCGTTTTTCTCTATCTTCAAACATCACAAATTCTGGCAACACATCTACTATTCTCGAAAGTTCTTCTTTACAGAGGATGTCCCCAGGAAAACGTAAGTTAATAAGTAAATCGCGAGTTACATCTCCTATACCAATGATTGACTTGACGACGGAGGAAACTACAGATGAAGCAATCTACAAAGGAGTTTCAACAG AATACATCGATCATGGTGACCAATGTATTACTTGTGAAGTATGCAATGCTAAATTATGGGATGCTGAAAAAGGAAGGGGAAGAAAAGAGAAAGGAAGAATAAGCTATTTCTTATGTTGTGGTTACGGCAAAGTAGAACTACCAGATTATAAAGATGCTGTTCCAAGTTATAAGAAACTTTTTATGTATAAGGATAAAGAAAGCAAACATTTTTTGAATAATATTCGACGGTATAACTCAATGTTTGCTTTCACGTCAATGGGTGGTAAGGTTGATCCCACTGTTAACAGAGGTAATGGACCATTCTGCTACAGAATTAGTGGAGAGAACTACCACAGCACTGGAAGCCTGCTTCCGGAAGACGGAGATCAACCTAAATTTTGCCAGCTCTACATTTTCGATACTCAAAACGAAGTTTCCAACAGACAATCCGTATTTAG TCGTTCAAAGGATTCATCCTCCTCGAGTGGTGCTGAAGTTGATAATAAACTGATTGAACACATAAAATGTCTTTTAGATTCAGAAAATCAGTTGGTAAAAGCGTATAGGATGGTTAGGGACCGTTTTCATGAAAACCCTGAGCTTGATCTGAAGCTTCGTCTAATTGGTATTAGAGAAAAGGATGGACGAACATATAATTTACCAACATGTGGTGAAGTTGCTGCTCTAATTGTTGGGGATATTGCCAACACAATCAACAATAGAGATATAGTTATTGAAACGCGGACAGGTACTTTGAAACGAATTAGTGAATTGCATCCTTCATACCTTGCACTTCAATATCCTATTTTGTTTCCTTATGGTGATGATGGTTATAGAATTGACATACCGCATCGTGGTGTCATTGACGTAATCAATAAGAAACGTCCAAATTGTACGATGAGAGAGTTCTTTGCATATCGTTTGCAAGACAGAATTAATCAGTTTTCATTGATTCTAAATTCAAGGAGACTCTTTCAACAATTCTTGGTTGATGCGTATACTATGATTGAGAGCGAAAGGCTTAAATACATACGACTTCAACAAAAGAATTTAAGGTCAGATAGCTATGAAAGTCTATGTGAATTAAGAAATAAGGGCCAGCAAGACATATCTAACGTTGGAAAACGAATATTTTTGCCCTCTTCGTTTACTGGTGGCGCGAGATATATGATGCAAAATTATTTAGATGCCATGGCTATCTGTAAGTGGTTTGGTTATCCGGATTTTTTTATAACCATCACGTGCAATCCAAAGTGGCCTGAGGTAAAAAGGTTTCTTAGAGACACAAATCTTAAACCTGAAGATAGGCCCGATATACTGACCAGATTATTTAAAATAAAGTTGGATTCAATTTGCAAAGATTTTAAAGAACGCCATCTATTTGGAAAAGTTGCAGCAG ttgTTTACACAATCGAGTTTCAAAAGAGAGGATTGCCTCATGCCCACCTATGCTTATTCTTAGAAAATGAATCCAAGCTTCCAACGGTAGACCATGTTGATCCATTTATTACTGCAGAAATCcctaatgaagaagaagatgcagAATTATATGCACTTGTGAAAGACTATATGATTCATGGTCCATGTGGTAACGCTAATTTAAGTTGTCCATGTATGGTTGATAATAAGTGTTCCAAGGGTTTTCCAAAGAAATTTCAAGATCATACTACACTGGATTCAAATGGATTCCCAATATACAAAAGAAGAGATAATGGTGTTTCTGTAGTGAAAAATGGAATCGACTTAGACAACCGAAGTGTTGTGCCATACAACAAAAAACTTTTGAAACGGTACCAGGCACATATAAATGTTGAGTGGTGCAATCAAGCAGGATCaattaaatatttgtttaaatatataaataaaggcCCTGATAGAGCAACTGTTGCAGTTGTCCAACATGATAGTAACAACGAAGAACTAGAACAAGACGAGGTCAAAGAATATTATGATTGTAGGTATCTATCGGCTTGTGAGGCATCTTGGAGGATCTTCGCATACGATGTGCATTACAGGACTCCATCTGTTATGAGGCTCCCATTCCATCTTCCCGGAAAACAACCTGTTGTTTTTGGTCCCGACGAGGATATTAATCAAGTGCTTAACAAACCATCTGTCAAAGCTTCAATGTTTCTTTCCTGGATGGAACGTAACAAAGACCCGAATGACACATTGGCCCGTACACTTACATATGTTCAGTTTCCAAGTTGGTATGTATGGAAGCTTGATAAACGTTGTTGGGAACCTAGACAAAGACATAAGTCAATTGGGAGAATTCACGCTGTAAGTCCGTCTCTTGGGGAAGCATATTATTTACGAATTCTTCTTAACAAAGTGAAAGGACCAAAAACTTTTGATGATATTAAAACAGTTGATGGTAAGGTATATGATACATTTAGAGATGCATGTTATGCACTCGGTCTTTTGGACGATGACGCAGAATACATTGAGGCAATAAAAGAAGCAAATGAAACAGGATCCCCTTCGTATCTTCGTAATTTATTTGCTACTTTGCTATTAACAAATACGTTGTCCAGACCTGAGGTTGTATGGGAAAGCACATGGAGATACATGACAGACGACTTTATCTACAGGCTTAGAAAATATCATCGTCTTACAG ATTTATCAATTCCAGATCACCAACTTAAAAACTATGTTTTGAGtgaagttgaaaaattcttaGCCAGAAACAACTCATAA
- the LOC110919019 gene encoding ATP-dependent DNA helicase PIF1-like — protein MRLTVGSSASDAEEIKQFAKWLLDIGEGNVGGPNDGEASIEIPSDLLITDTSDPISNLIEFVYPSILENFNNQNYFSERAILAPKNEVVHEINDRLLSLFPGEEREYLSSDSLCQSEDPNATQQKLYSPDVLNGLKVSGLPNHRLALKVGVPVMLLRNIDQQNGLCNGTRLQVKKMYNRVIEAEIISGGNIGTRTYIPRISLIPSDKKIPFEFQRRQFPLAVCFAMTINKSQGQSLSRVGLYLKQPVFTHGQLYVALSRVKTRQGVKLLILDNDGKPTNKTTNVVYKEVFRDL, from the coding sequence ATGAGGTTAACAGTTGGAAGTTCAGCATCGGACGCTGAAGAAATAAAACAATTTGCCAAATGGCTTTTGGATATAGGTGAGGGAAATGTTGGTggtccaaatgatggagaagcGTCAATTGAAATACCAAGCGACCTTCTAATCACTGATACATCAGATCCCATTTCAAATTTAATTGAATTTGTGTATCCTTCAATTCTCGAAAACTTCAACAATCAAAATTATTTCAGTGAGAGGGCTATACTTGCACCTAAGAACGAGGTTGTGCATGAAATTAATGATCGGTTGTTGTCACTATTCCCAGGAGAAGAACGAGAGTATCTTAGTTCAGACAGTCTTTGTCAGTCTGAAGATCCAAACGCTACACAACAAAAACTATACTCTCCTGATGTGCTTAACGGTCTTAAAGTATCCGGCTTACCTAATCATAGGCTAGCACTAAAAGTTGGCGTGCCGGTGATGCTATTACGTAACATTGACCAACAAAATGGGCTTTGCAATGGTACACGACTACAAGTCAAAAAAATGTATAACCGTGTAATAGAAGCCGAGATAATATCTGGAGGGAACATAGGCACACGCACTTATATACCAAGGATTAGTTTGATACCTTCTGATAAAAAAATTCCTTTTGAGTTTCAAAGGAGACAATTTCCGTTGGCTGTTTGTTTCGCAATGACTATTAACAAGAGTCAGGGACAATCACTGTCTAGAGTTGGTCTGTATCTGAAGCAACCAGTTTTCACCCATGGTCAGCTGTATGTTGCTTTATCAAGAGTTAAAACCAGACAAGGAGTTAAACTTCTGATTTTGGACAATGACGGCAAACCTACTAATAAAACCACAAATGTAGTTTACAAAGAAGTATTTCGTGACTTGTGA
- the LOC110917790 gene encoding glutathione S-transferase T3-like, translating into MNPFNRGFIPPRSSGNPTRPVAPVPTRPNPFGSGFLDYNQQSPGFMNLLNQPLSWDPNLYGWNPSQNMDGLGSSQAFGSAQAFGSPLHEPDVVPETQPEVPDTQPETQKGKGKAKRAHKKKVETNTRTKKNVQTWEPEEEYALTRAFIDVSEDPVIANNQSKTVFWNRIRELFFELMGRGEYRLPDSISGKWTDINKRCTNFQTVYQRLYSGWKSGSSDEDITQEALVEYTEANGHFPYMKCWQILRHSPKWAVVTTPSGRSGNTRPSKRSKTNESGEPETPTSDARNIGLDEDIPDDEPVEELPRPPGRKSRAKKPESSSMSMGTDMSHAFSEINKRLQDIHELGNKRLEENEKVTEIMRDRQWAHDFDFYSKPHDHLTGKALKMALAQKERIEKKYNL; encoded by the exons ATGAATCCATTCAACCGGGGCTTCATTCCTCCGCGATCTAGTGGCAATCCTACTCGTCCCGTGGCACCGGTTCCCACTAGACCCAATCCTTTCGGCTCCGGTTTTCTCGACTACAATCAACAAAGTCCCGGGTTCATGAATCTTTTGAACCAACCGCTATCATGGGACCCTAATCTCTACGGGTGGAACCCAAGTCAAAACATGGATGGGTTGGGGTCGTCTCAAGCGTTTGGGTCGGCTCAAGCGTTCGGCTCCCCACTACACGAACCCGATGTTGttccggagacgcaacccgaggTACCGGATACGCAACCGGAGAcgcaaaaaggaaaaggaaaagcaaAACGGGCACATAAAAAGAAAGTTGAAACCAACACCCGAACGAAAAAAAATGTGCAAACGTGGGAGCCCGAAGAGGAGTATGCGTTAACCCGCGCTTTCATCGATGTTTCGGAGGACCCGGTCATag caaacaatcaaagtaaaaCCGTATTTTGGAACCGAATACGAGAACTCTTTTTCGAGCTCATGGGTAGGGGAGAATACCGCCTACCGGACTCTATATCGGGGAAGTGGACCGATATAAACAAGAGgtgcacaaactttcaaaccgtgTACCAACGCTTGTATTCCGGATGGAAAAGTGGAAGTAGCGATGAAGACATTACGCAAGAGGCATTGGTCGAGTATACGGAGGCTAATGGCCATTTCCCGTACATGAAGTGTTGGCAAATCCTTCGCCATAGCCCCAAATGGGCCGTCGTAACTACTCCTAGTGGTCGTTCGGGAAATACACGGCCATCAAAGAGGTCCAAAACAAACGAGTCCGGTGAACCCGAAACGCCAACCTCCGACGCTCGAAACATCGGCTTGGACGAGGATATTCCGGATGACGAGCCGGTGGAGGAGCTACCAAGACCGCCCGGAAGAAAAAGCCGGGCGAAAAAACCCGAGTCCTCGTCGATGTCTATGGGAACGGATATGAGTCACGCATTTTCGGAGATAAACAAGCGGCTTCAAGACATACACGAACTCGGTAACAAACGTTTGGAGGAGAACGAAAAAGTTACGGAGATTATGCGGGATCGACAATGGGCTCACGACTTTGACTTCTACTCCAAACCGCATGACCACTTAACGGGAAAAGCTTTGAAAATGGCGTTGGCTCAAAAGGAGcggattgaaaaaaaatataatctttga
- the LOC110919017 gene encoding uncharacterized protein LOC110919017, giving the protein MDHEDDNDPNWRVRGVYSNFDPEIAYENEPDMFTLKVHHGGELTMFPDVTYEGGIIEYVDKVNADFFSRVIIDSMMLELGYTEDDLDILKYYFRIPGEDMDFGLRPIGSDDDCRRLIRLATKCKVIELYVEKVQRVDLGELTQQPLNVIYPEQDQQPQNDPDLGDLTQEPGCGGDQNPVGGDEIPVGGVGSPGGGDGSPGGGDSDGSGDDNEGSGDDNEGSGDGSSGDGSSDKVQSEGSDSEGSDSEDPQFIPDDEVSEEDSEGMNEHASKNRANATKSEAYKTMNEQTEEDLDDPEFIVDKDNLVIDYDDDMDEFRAAVDFDISEDDNIQEDQLNEDELVDVQVDIDNFDSLSDPDIKMVDKKLHDWLKQIPVKHWSRCQFSGRPKCDILLNNICEVFNRQLIHARDKPIITSLECIREYLMKRNLVVHKLIAKTKGPLTPYATKALDEIKQEAAEYTVIFNSISKYQVNGPRDNKVVNLVEKSCTCRRWDLTGIPCKHAVACIWNLALHGKDDGVLEKWVDKSYWMQTWKDVYSHVIDPVDGQDLWTPSTCPTKLLPPKHHKQIGRPKKKRKKSAVEVTELTQQMESSGKMSRKGETVECSKCKRRGHNRRSCKGTDVE; this is encoded by the exons ATGGATCATGAAGACGACAACGATCCAAACTGGAGGGTTCGAGGTGTTTACTCAAATTTCGACCCTGAAATCGCATATG AAAACGAACCTGATATGTTCACATTGAAAGTTCACCATGGAGGTGAACTCACTATGTTCCCTGATGTAACATACGAGGGGGGGATAATCGAATATGTTGATAAGGTGAATGCGGACTTTTTCTCTCGAGTAATCATTGATTCCATGATGTTGGAACTTGGTTATACGGAAGATGATCTGGATATCTTGAAATACTATTTTAGGATTCCAGGTGAAGATATGGATTTTGGCTTAAGGCCAATAGGTTCAGATGATGATTGTCGTAGGTTGATTAGGCTTGCAACAAAGTGTAAGGTTATAGAGTTATATGTTGAAAAGGTTCAAAGGGTGGATTTAGGAGAGTTGACACAGCAACCATTAAATGTGATCTATCCTGAACAAGATCAACAGCCTCAAAATGATCCTGATTTAGGAGATCTAACACAGGAACCAGGTTGTGGTGGTGATCAAAATCCAGTAGGTGGTGATGAAATTCCAGTAGGTGGTGTTGGTAGTCCAGGAGGTGGTGATGGTAGTCCAGGAGGTGGTGATAGTGATGGCAGTGGTGATGATAATGAGGGCAGTGGTGATGATAATGAGGGCAGTGGAGATGGTAGCAGTGGAGATGGTAGCAGTGATAAGGTCCAGTCTGAGGGTAGTGATTCTGAGGGAAGTGATTCTGAAGACCCTCAGTTTATTCCTGATGATGAGGTTAGTGAAGAGGATAGTGAGGGTATGAATGAACATGCCAGCAAAAATAGGGCAAATGCCACCAAAAGTGAAGCTTACAAGACTATGAATGAACAGACAGAGGAGGATTTAGATGATCCTGAATTCATTGTTGATAAGGATAACTTGGTCATAGACTAtgatgatgacatggatgaaTTTAGGGCTGCTGTGGACTTTGACATTAGTGAAGATGACAACATACAAGAAGACCAATTAAATGAGGATGAATTGGTAGATGTTCAAGTAGATATAGATAACTTTGATAGTCTGAGTGACCCGGATATCAAGATGGTAGATAAGAAGCTGCATGACTGGTTGAAACAGATCCCAGTGAAACATTGGAGCCGGTGTCAGTTTAGTG GTAGGCCAAAGTGTGACATTCTTCTAAACAACATTTGTGAAGTCTTCAATAGGCAGTTGATACATGCTAGGGATAAACCAATCATTACCAGTCTAGAGTGCATCAGGGAATACCTAATGAAGAGGAATCTTGTTGTACACAAGCTGATTGCAAAGACCAAAGGTCCTCTAACCCCCTATGCAACTAAAGCCCTAGACGAGATCAAACAAGAAGCTGCTGAGTACACTGTTATCTTTAACTCTATCtccaagtatcaagttaatgggCCAAGAGACAACAAAGTAGTGAACTTGGTGGAGAAAAGTTGCACCTGCAGAAGATGGGACTTGACTGGCATCCCTTGCAAGCATGCAGTTGCTTGTATATGGAACTTGGCCCTACATGGCAAGGATGATGGTGTATTGGAGAAGTGGGTTGATAAATCATACTGGATGCAGACTTGGAAGGATGTGTATTCCCATGTAATTGATCCAGTAGATGGTCAAGACTTATGGACACCTTCCACATGCCCTACTAAGCTGCTTCCACCAAAGCACCACAAGCAAATAGGCAGGccaaaaaagaaaaggaagaaatctGCTGTGGAAGTCACTGAGTTGACTCAACAGATGGAATCCAGTGGCAAGATGTCAAGAAAGGGTGAAACTGTGGAATGCAGCAAGTGTAAAAGGAGGGGCCATAACAGGAGGAGTTGCAAGGGGACTGATGTTGAATAG